CATGTTTTAACAGGGCATCTTGCTTCTTTCCCCATGTACCAGGTAGCTGTCTATGTGAGATAATTATTCCGAGACACTCCTCTATAACCTTGTACTGCTAGCGTCCTATCTAAAGCAGAAAGTCCCCTACTCCTTAACACCAGCTAGCCCTTTGTCAGTACTGGGCTTGAAAGCCTGTAACAGCCACTAGGTCAAAGCAGCACCTTTTCCTTGTCGGCACTGCAGGGCACAAACACATCGTCACGTCCTTTATATGTGgttccttttccctttgctcaCTGACTCCTCTTACCTCGCTGCTACAGGAGCAGGAGCAACTCTGCCGACCAAAGCATGCCAGGACTAGGACGACTCCCGAGCTGGTCCACTAAACACAGAGCCCCCACGACGAGTGAGACAGGCTGCCCAACTCCGAGTCCTGGCACCCTGACACCTGGGGCCCTCTCTGAAGCTCTCCTACACGCACACACACCCCTTTGGCTGAGGTGGAACCCCTCTGCCCACCTGCAATGGTAGGTACCTGCTGCACAGTGGGAGAAAACCAGCCCTGACCTCCAACGCCAACCTAGGCTGAGCTTCGAGCTAAGCAGCTTCAGGAGCAGTTTCCAGACCTTACCAAGTGCTGCCGTTAACAGGCACCGCTCACAACATCCATCCTTCCATCCACTGTTTCCTCCTTGGCCCACTGCCTCCCAAAAGTAAGCACACATGGGAGGGGGAAGGCACAGTCAGGATACATCCCAGCCCTCAGAGCCGTATTCTGAGTAATAACAACACCGAATCTTTGTGCGTTAAGCTCGCAGAAAGGCATGCTTCAATGCCTGACTTCTGATAGCCTTGGTTAGAGCGAGGCCTGCAGCACAACACCCGCCTCTTGCCAAACAATCGCATTTCACTGTAATGATGACACTGTGTTACTCAGttcctttcttttacaaagCCCACAAAATTGAATGTCACCATGGGAACAGTCTAAAGTTGATTTTGGAAAGAGGCTTATTTCCTATAGCTTTTCTGTTGGCATAAAAATAATGTCACTGAACTGTATCAGAAGCAAGTGCTTTATGAACTATCATCTCTAAAGGTATCAGTAAGCTCTGAAAACATCCTCCCCTAAGGGCTGCATTTCTTTAGTTCCTGAAGTAGAATAAAGGGGCCAGAAAGGTTTATTCCCCATTTTCCTCAACAAGAAACACACCCCAAGCTACCACCAGGGTGATCTAATTCAATCATTTTTCAGCCTGTAATGCGTAATAAGTGTCAGAATGGAAAAATTCCTTCTAAGAAGAACAATTAAAACTTAAAGCAGCCATCCTCGTTGGCTGGCTGAACAAACGACACATGTTCACACAAGAATAATTCAGTCAACCGTCTTAATAAGGATTTACTTTAAACAGAACCTTGTATGGGTACACTAGACTCAGTCTCATTAAGGAGTAAGTTGGATTTTTATACAGCATGAACCATTGGCAATCTAAAACAGACCCACTGAAGAATGGAATGGAGAATCAAACGCAACATTTCAGACCCAAGCTCTATGTGCctttaatactttctttttttccctctcctttttttttttttttgagtgcaCACTACGACAGACATTTGCATTTATCatgtttttaacttcttttctaAGGACGAATTCTCTGAATCTGCATCTTCCAGCTCCGCTCTGTGTCTTTTCAGTCCTCCGAGAGACTGAGTGCTCTCACTGCCTGCAGGATGCAAGTCAGCAGTATCCTCTCTTGTGCTCACGTTGTAGCTGTTGGAGTCCATTTCAGACAGGCAGCAGTCTTTGTGCAAGGTCACACCCACCTGCGCAAGGTTGACATTGTCAGCGTTTGAGCGCACCTGTAGTCCTTGAATCACAGCCTCCTGCTCTCCAAAACTCTGTCCATTGTTGAAGCACGAAGGGCGAAGATGCAAGTGGCCGTTATTGTGGTTAACACAGGAGGTGTCGAGGCTCCTCTCCTCACTGTCATCAGTCTGGTTTCTGGAGCAGTGACCTGACATGCTACAGATGGCAACGGCGGAGAACGGAGGGACCAGCAAGTGATGGCTTGGTGCTGGTTGACAGTTctgactgtttttctgttccacAAGTCCGGCAGTCTGAAGGCAAGGCTCTTCGGTACAACTATTTAGCCCTTTGCAGTTAGCTTTTCCATTGAGCTTTTTAGTCTCAAAAGAATGCTCTATACCCCCACTGGTAGTGTcttcagatgtgttttcttGGCTCTCCACCCGCCGATGATTGTCACATTCATGAGCTTGACCATTACTAGAATTTTCTACCAAACCACATTCCTTTAAAGTTTCTTTATTGTGGCTTTCAGCAGAAAGAGCTGGGGAACCTTGAGGAACCACTGAACTCAAGTTCCTAGCATCCTCCTTATTTAGCGCGTGTGTTGTACTGTGCCTTCCACTAGTTCCTGGTTTCCCTTCATCATTCTCCCCATCTCCTCTGGAGGATTCACCATCTTTATTAGCCGAATACGATATGTACGAATAGTGAAGCCATTTGTAGGCTTTGTAAATCTTTCTCTCCACTGATTCACTGTCTGAACAAGGAGAGGTCCTTTCTTTGAGGACTTCTTTGTTGGCTGAACTCCTTTCCGGTGAAGAAGCTGGCGAAGAAGAAAGATCATCTACTTTGATCTGGGGGTAATCATAGATATCCTCACCTATGTAAGGGGTCACGTTCTCTGTGTTAGTGTTAgtcctttcctccttttgcaCCTTCTGTCTGCGCCTCAGCGCGTTGCGCTGCCTCATAGACGTGCGTCGTTCGTTCAGTTCCTCTTCGTCTTCcgtactgctgctgctgctggaactGCTAGACTCGTGCTCCTCAGGACTCGGGGATCGTGGCCGTGGGAAAAGGTCTGTATCCAGCTCTGCCTCGCAGGTATTGTCATCAGAATCAGACTCATTGGAGAGGGCCAGGAGACGTTTATCCTGATACTTTCGCAGTGCAGACAGCCTCTGCTGACGGGAAGCCACGTCTTCTCTGGCTGAGGGGGATTCAGCTGATCTTAAGGCCCTTAAGTTATAGGCAGTTTCATCAGACTCTTCGGCCGCGTGCGGTGGGGAGTGATGCAAAGAGGCCGAGGACTCCGACTCGCTGTAAGCAGAGCGTTCGCTTACTCCTGCGTGGAGCTGCAGGATGGTGCTCTCACTGAGGTCGCTGTCCGAGTCAGAACTCCAGCCCTCGATCTCCCGGCGCACCAGGGAGTCAAAAAAGGCCATCATCCGCGGGTCTTCCTGGACTGACTGGTTGGCATAATCGTGTGACAAACCACTACCACTGTTCAACACGAGACTGATGTACTCTTCGTGAGTGTAGAGGCAACGCGAGTCATCCTCAATCCTACCATCTAGATCCCCTGTGCAGTCAGGCTGTTTGTAAGGACTCCAGAtctgtaacagaaaattaaaaaataaaataaaatacacacagCTTT
This Cygnus atratus isolate AKBS03 ecotype Queensland, Australia chromosome 5, CAtr_DNAZoo_HiC_assembly, whole genome shotgun sequence DNA region includes the following protein-coding sequences:
- the DCAF5 gene encoding DDB1- and CUL4-associated factor 5 isoform X2, producing the protein MEEAIHSRVKPVQLKGEHHSNIFCLAFNSGNTKVFSGGNDEQVILHDVESTETLDVFAHEDAVYGLSVSPVNDNIFASSSDDGRVLIWDIRESSHGEPFCLAHYPSAFHSVMFNPVEPRLLATANSKEGVGLWDIRKPQSSLLRYGGNLSLQSAMSVRFNSNGTQLLALRRRLPPVLYDIHCRLPVFQFDNQGYFNSCTMKSCCFAGDRDQYILSGSDDFNLYMWRIPPDPEAGGIGRVVNGAFMVLKGHRSIVNQVRFNPHTYMICSSGVEKIIKIWSPYKQPDCTGDLDGRIEDDSRCLYTHEEYISLVLNSGSGLSHDYANQSVQEDPRMMAFFDSLVRREIEGWSSDSDSDLSESTILQLHAGVSERSAYSESESSASLHHSPPHAAEESDETAYNLRALRSAESPSAREDVASRQQRLSALRKYQDKRLLALSNESDSDDNTCEAELDTDLFPRPRSPSPEEHESSSSSSSSSTEDEEELNERRTSMRQRNALRRRQKVQKEERTNTNTENVTPYIGEDIYDYPQIKVDDLSSSPASSPERSSANKEVLKERTSPCSDSESVERKIYKAYKWLHYSYISYSANKDGESSRGDGENDEGKPGTSGRHSTTHALNKEDARNLSSVVPQGSPALSAESHNKETLKECGLVENSSNGQAHECDNHRRVESQENTSEDTTSGGIEHSFETKKLNGKANCKGLNSCTEEPCLQTAGLVEQKNSQNCQPAPSHHLLVPPFSAVAICSMSGHCSRNQTDDSEERSLDTSCVNHNNGHLHLRPSCFNNGQSFGEQEAVIQGLQVRSNADNVNLAQVGVTLHKDCCLSEMDSNSYNVSTREDTADLHPAGSESTQSLGGLKRHRAELEDADSENSSLEKKLKT
- the DCAF5 gene encoding DDB1- and CUL4-associated factor 5 isoform X1 — protein: MKRRGRGGSMRSVVGFLSQRGLEGDPLLTQDFQRRRLRGCRNLYKKDLLGHFGCVNAIEFSNNGGQWLVSGGDDRRVLLWHMEEAIHSRVKPVQLKGEHHSNIFCLAFNSGNTKVFSGGNDEQVILHDVESTETLDVFAHEDAVYGLSVSPVNDNIFASSSDDGRVLIWDIRESSHGEPFCLAHYPSAFHSVMFNPVEPRLLATANSKEGVGLWDIRKPQSSLLRYGGNLSLQSAMSVRFNSNGTQLLALRRRLPPVLYDIHCRLPVFQFDNQGYFNSCTMKSCCFAGDRDQYILSGSDDFNLYMWRIPPDPEAGGIGRVVNGAFMVLKGHRSIVNQVRFNPHTYMICSSGVEKIIKIWSPYKQPDCTGDLDGRIEDDSRCLYTHEEYISLVLNSGSGLSHDYANQSVQEDPRMMAFFDSLVRREIEGWSSDSDSDLSESTILQLHAGVSERSAYSESESSASLHHSPPHAAEESDETAYNLRALRSAESPSAREDVASRQQRLSALRKYQDKRLLALSNESDSDDNTCEAELDTDLFPRPRSPSPEEHESSSSSSSSSTEDEEELNERRTSMRQRNALRRRQKVQKEERTNTNTENVTPYIGEDIYDYPQIKVDDLSSSPASSPERSSANKEVLKERTSPCSDSESVERKIYKAYKWLHYSYISYSANKDGESSRGDGENDEGKPGTSGRHSTTHALNKEDARNLSSVVPQGSPALSAESHNKETLKECGLVENSSNGQAHECDNHRRVESQENTSEDTTSGGIEHSFETKKLNGKANCKGLNSCTEEPCLQTAGLVEQKNSQNCQPAPSHHLLVPPFSAVAICSMSGHCSRNQTDDSEERSLDTSCVNHNNGHLHLRPSCFNNGQSFGEQEAVIQGLQVRSNADNVNLAQVGVTLHKDCCLSEMDSNSYNVSTREDTADLHPAGSESTQSLGGLKRHRAELEDADSENSSLEKKLKT